One Capsicum annuum cultivar UCD-10X-F1 chromosome 2, UCD10Xv1.1, whole genome shotgun sequence genomic window carries:
- the LOC107861312 gene encoding pectinesterase has product MVMEWKEMGILTIMVMLWWSAGNCLKFDSTVAKDGSGKYKTIAAAINAAPKMRTKPYYIHVKRGIYYENVTIPYDKTNIALVGDGMGVTIISASKSSKRFPTPNTATLEVYGSGFIGMLMTIRNTAGAKNGQTAALTTAPFRGYASFFRCRFEGYQDTIFALDYAFFRGCHISGTIDFISGNGRAIFQKCSVEARKPIHGQEIRILAPGADNITSNPGIVLQNCKIYPEPGFNRSDGASFLGWPWKNQGKAVIMSSYINDFIDPKGWLSNPEVTNIYLAEYKNRGRGSNTRGRVKWSKVISGNEASKFTVRNFLQGEKWIPKIIPHNLDHLDGAEDSV; this is encoded by the exons ATGGTAATGGAATGGAAAGAGATGGGAATTTTGACAATCATGGTGATGCTATGGTGGAGTGCAGGGAATTGTTTGAAATTCGATTCAACAGTAGCAAAAGATGGGTCAGGGAAATACAAAACTATCGCTGCAGCGATAAATGCAGCTCCAAAAATGAGAACCAAACCATACTATATACATGTCAAACGAGGAATTTACTATGAAAATGTCACAATTCCATATGACAAAACAAATATAGCACTTGTTGGTGATGGTATGGGAGTCACAATAATTTCAGCTAGTAAAAGTAGTAAAAGATTTCCAACGCCTAACACAGCCACATTAG AAGTATACGGCAGTGGTTTCATTGGAATGTTGATGACAATCAGAAATACCGCTGGGGCAAAAAATGGCCAAACGGCTGCATTAACCACTGCTCCATTTCGAGGGTATGCTTCATTTTTTCGATGTCGTTTTGAAGGTTATCAGGATACAATTTTTGCCCTAGACTATGCATTTTTCCGAGGATGCCATATTTCTGGCACGATCGATTTTATCAGTGGTAATGGACGAGCCATTTTTCAAAAGTGTTCTGTGGAAGCAAGAAAACCTATACATGGACAAGAAATCAGAATACTTGCACCAGGTGCAGACAACATTACTTCAAATCCAgggatagttcttcagaattgtAAAATATATCCCGAACCAGGTTTTAATAGGTCAGATGGGGCAAGTTTCTTAGGCTGGCCCTGGAAAAATCAAGGGAAGGCGGTAATTATGTCGAGTTATATTAATGATTTTATTGACCCAAAAGGTTGGCTTTCGAACCCGGAAGTGACCAACATATATTTGGCGGAGTATAAGAATAGAGGACGAGGGTCCAATACAAGAGGTAGAGTGAAATGGTCGAAAGTCATTAGTGGAAATGAAGCATCCAAGTTTACTGTGCGTAACTTTCTGCAAGGAGAGAAATGGATCCCGAAAATAATCCCACACAATCTAGATCATCTTGATGGTGCTGAGGATTCTGTTTAG